From Dethiosulfovibrio russensis, a single genomic window includes:
- a CDS encoding ABC transporter ATP-binding protein, which translates to MNDKMLLDIQDLSVRYTTEDGIVRAVEDLQLKLAPGESLGFVGETGAGKTTTALSIMGLISEPPGKITDGKIIFQGKDLLKASEEEMRSVRGGKIAMIFQDPMTSLNPVITVDEQIAEMVLLHNDVSKKEALKIAVEMLEVVGIRSERAHEYPHQFSGGMKQRVVIAIALACNPALLIADEPTTALDVTIQAQVLELMKDLKRKFNTALIMITHDLGVVADICEKVAIMYAGSVVEYAEKRPLYTEPLHPYTVGLFNSIPDVDDDEEFLKVIPGLTPDPTNLPSGCPFHPRCTHAMERCRTERPRWTEARPGHFVACFLHQKD; encoded by the coding sequence ATGAACGATAAAATGCTGCTGGACATACAGGACCTCTCGGTTCGCTACACCACCGAGGACGGAATCGTCCGGGCCGTGGAGGACCTGCAACTGAAGCTGGCCCCGGGCGAATCCCTGGGCTTCGTCGGAGAGACCGGAGCGGGAAAAACCACCACCGCCCTCTCCATAATGGGCCTTATCTCCGAACCGCCTGGAAAGATAACCGACGGAAAGATAATCTTTCAGGGAAAAGACCTGCTCAAGGCCTCCGAAGAGGAAATGCGCTCCGTCAGGGGAGGCAAGATCGCCATGATCTTCCAGGACCCCATGACCTCCCTCAACCCGGTCATAACGGTGGACGAGCAGATAGCCGAGATGGTGCTGCTCCACAACGACGTCAGCAAGAAAGAGGCCCTCAAGATAGCTGTGGAAATGCTCGAGGTCGTCGGAATCCGTTCCGAAAGGGCCCACGAATATCCCCATCAGTTCTCCGGGGGCATGAAACAGAGGGTCGTCATAGCCATAGCCCTGGCCTGCAACCCGGCTCTGCTGATAGCGGACGAGCCCACCACCGCCCTGGACGTAACCATCCAGGCCCAGGTGCTGGAGCTCATGAAAGACCTCAAACGCAAGTTCAACACCGCCCTGATCATGATAACCCACGACCTGGGGGTGGTCGCCGACATATGCGAAAAGGTCGCCATAATGTACGCCGGTTCGGTGGTGGAATACGCCGAGAAGAGGCCCCTCTACACCGAGCCCCTTCACCCCTACACCGTGGGACTGTTCAACTCCATACCGGACGTGGACGACGACGAGGAATTCCTCAAGGTCATACCGGGACTGACTCCGGACCCCACGAACCTTCCGTCGGGATGTCCCTTCCACCCCCGGTGCACCCACGCCATGGAGCGGTGCCGCACCGAGCGTCCCCGCTGGACCGAGGCCAGGCCGGGCCACTTCGTGGCCTGTTTCCTGCACCAGAAAGACTGA
- the nikC gene encoding nickel transporter permease: MSETVIKETKRKNPWAEVFRRLKKNRLAMIGLFVVIVLAFTAIFADFIAPYTYEEQDLMAAFESPSATHWFGTDEFGRDIFSRIVYGSRISLQVGFVAVSFSILIGGFLGALAGYYGGWIDNVIMRFMDVLFSVPQLLLAISVAASLGPGLFNLMIAVGISSVPQYARLVRASVLSIREQEFIEAARSVGAKDLKIIFRHILPNCMAPIIVQGTLGVAFAILTAAGLSFIGLGIQPPIPEWGAMLSGGREYIRDHAYMTMFPGLAIMITILALNFLGDGLRDALDPKLKN; encoded by the coding sequence ATGAGCGAAACCGTAATCAAAGAGACCAAGAGAAAAAACCCCTGGGCCGAAGTATTCCGAAGGCTCAAAAAGAACAGACTGGCAATGATCGGCCTGTTCGTGGTAATAGTGCTGGCCTTCACCGCCATCTTCGCCGACTTCATAGCCCCCTATACCTACGAGGAACAGGACCTCATGGCGGCCTTCGAAAGTCCATCGGCGACCCACTGGTTCGGAACGGACGAATTCGGCCGGGACATCTTCAGCCGCATAGTCTACGGAAGCCGAATCTCCCTACAGGTGGGATTCGTCGCGGTCAGCTTCTCCATACTGATCGGAGGCTTTTTGGGAGCCCTGGCCGGATACTACGGCGGATGGATAGACAACGTAATAATGAGATTCATGGACGTCCTGTTCTCCGTTCCTCAGCTGCTGTTGGCCATATCGGTGGCGGCCTCGCTGGGACCGGGACTCTTCAACCTCATGATAGCCGTCGGCATATCCTCCGTGCCTCAGTACGCCAGACTGGTCCGGGCCTCGGTGCTCTCCATAAGAGAGCAGGAATTCATAGAGGCGGCCAGATCGGTGGGAGCCAAGGACCTCAAGATAATCTTCAGACACATACTGCCCAACTGCATGGCCCCCATCATAGTACAGGGCACCCTGGGGGTCGCCTTCGCCATACTCACCGCCGCGGGGCTCAGCTTCATCGGCTTGGGCATACAGCCTCCCATCCCCGAATGGGGCGCCATGCTCTCCGGAGGACGGGAATACATCCGGGATCATGCCTACATGACCATGTTCCCCGGACTGGCGATCATGATAACCATACTGGCTCTCAACTTCCTGGGCGACGGACTAAGAGACGCCCTGGACCCCAAGCTGAAGAACTAG
- the nikB gene encoding nickel ABC transporter permease, giving the protein MFKYIFKRVLMLVPVLIGVTFIVFSMLYITPGDPARMVLGEQAPQESVDELRQEMGLNDPFFVQFGRYVYKAVVHGDIGRSYITKRPVVQEIWAAFPVTLKLSAIAMVIAMIVGIPCGIVSAIKQYSLFDNAVTIFAMIGISMPVFWLGILLILLFSVRLGWVPPSGFDSVSTMILPALTLGAQSVAIITRMTRSSMLEVIRQDYIRTVRAKGQRERVVIWKHALGNALIPVITISGIQFGILLGGAVLTELIFSIPGVGRLMVESIKMRDFPVVQGGVLFIAVAFCVVNLLVDLVYAWLDPRIKAQYVS; this is encoded by the coding sequence ATGTTCAAATATATCTTCAAACGGGTACTCATGCTCGTTCCGGTGCTCATAGGGGTGACCTTCATAGTCTTCTCCATGCTCTACATAACCCCGGGAGACCCGGCCAGGATGGTCCTGGGAGAGCAGGCCCCGCAGGAATCGGTGGACGAGCTGAGGCAGGAGATGGGTCTGAACGACCCCTTCTTCGTACAGTTCGGACGCTACGTCTATAAAGCGGTCGTCCACGGAGACATAGGCCGGTCCTACATCACCAAGAGGCCGGTGGTCCAGGAAATCTGGGCCGCCTTCCCGGTGACCCTGAAACTCTCCGCCATAGCCATGGTCATAGCCATGATAGTGGGCATACCCTGCGGCATAGTGTCGGCCATAAAACAGTACTCTCTGTTCGACAACGCCGTCACGATCTTCGCCATGATCGGCATATCCATGCCGGTCTTCTGGCTGGGAATATTGCTCATACTGCTCTTCTCCGTCAGGCTCGGATGGGTTCCTCCGTCGGGTTTCGACAGCGTCTCCACCATGATCCTTCCGGCCCTGACCCTGGGAGCCCAGTCCGTGGCCATCATCACCAGGATGACCCGATCCAGCATGCTCGAGGTCATAAGGCAGGACTACATCCGCACCGTCAGAGCCAAGGGACAGAGGGAAAGAGTGGTCATCTGGAAACACGCCCTGGGCAACGCCCTCATACCTGTCATAACAATAAGCGGAATACAGTTCGGCATCCTTCTGGGAGGGGCGGTCCTCACCGAGCTGATCTTCTCCATCCCGGGAGTCGGAAGACTCATGGTCGAATCCATCAAGATGAGGGACTTCCCTGTGGTACAGGGCGGCGTCCTCTTCATCGCCGTGGCCTTCTGTGTGGTCAACCTCCTGGTGGACCTCGTTTACGCCTGGCTGGACCCGAGAATCAAGGCCCAGTACGTCTCCTAG
- a CDS encoding ABC transporter substrate-binding protein, which translates to MKAKGIKLCAAFCAAALSAGLLAGNPAIAKEKKDPDTLTVANVYDAKTLDPFGTNDVASSGAMLHIYNRLVKLNDKDEVVGDLAEKVEQVDDLTYRFYLRKGVKFHNGEELKASDVVFSLKRSLSPSSGAVKHIVGAIDPDSIVALDDYTVEVKTLFPFAAFLPSMTHMGGGAILNEKAVTEAGDNYGMNPVGTGPFKLVEWNRGDKMVMERFEDYFGEKPAYKTLIIRAIPEGTNRTIELESGNVDIAYQITTNDVSRVEANKELKLLRLIDNSTTYLGFNCEKAPFDDVRVRQAITMALPTPQIIKAVLRGVGATAVGPIAPNVKYANPDLKPMPYDVKKAKALLAEAGYPDGFKASIWTNDKKARIDIATIAQNQLKKIGVDVDIQVLEWGAYLEGLTQKKHDMFIVGWTCQTPDPDMAVFAPFHSSMKGNNNFTFFGDDEVDALLEKGRVTPDGPERQQVYYDIQDALRNKGPWVFMYNDEQIIGTQDYVKGFTVSPFGFHDLSKVTFDGK; encoded by the coding sequence ATGAAAGCAAAAGGCATCAAACTCTGCGCGGCATTCTGCGCAGCCGCTCTTTCCGCCGGACTACTGGCGGGAAATCCCGCCATCGCCAAGGAAAAGAAAGACCCGGACACCTTGACCGTGGCCAACGTCTACGACGCCAAGACCCTGGATCCATTCGGGACCAACGATGTGGCCTCCTCCGGAGCCATGCTCCACATCTACAACCGTCTGGTCAAGCTCAACGACAAGGACGAAGTGGTAGGAGACCTGGCCGAGAAGGTCGAGCAGGTGGACGACCTCACCTACAGATTCTATCTGCGTAAGGGCGTCAAGTTCCACAACGGCGAGGAGCTCAAAGCCTCCGACGTGGTCTTCAGCCTCAAGAGATCCCTGTCGCCCTCCAGCGGTGCCGTCAAGCACATCGTCGGAGCCATCGACCCGGACAGCATAGTGGCCCTGGACGACTACACCGTCGAGGTCAAGACCCTGTTCCCCTTCGCCGCCTTCCTGCCCTCCATGACCCACATGGGCGGAGGAGCCATCCTCAACGAGAAAGCCGTCACCGAGGCGGGAGACAACTACGGCATGAACCCGGTGGGCACCGGCCCCTTCAAACTGGTCGAGTGGAACCGCGGCGACAAGATGGTAATGGAGCGCTTCGAGGACTACTTCGGCGAGAAACCGGCCTATAAGACCCTCATCATCAGGGCCATCCCGGAGGGAACCAACCGCACCATCGAGCTCGAGAGCGGCAACGTCGACATCGCCTACCAGATAACCACCAACGACGTCAGCAGGGTGGAGGCCAACAAGGAGCTCAAGCTTCTCAGGCTTATCGACAACTCCACCACTTACCTCGGCTTCAACTGCGAGAAGGCCCCCTTCGATGACGTCAGGGTCCGTCAGGCCATCACCATGGCTCTGCCCACCCCCCAGATCATCAAGGCGGTCCTCAGAGGAGTCGGAGCCACTGCGGTCGGCCCCATCGCTCCCAACGTAAAATACGCCAACCCGGACCTAAAGCCCATGCCCTACGACGTGAAGAAGGCCAAGGCCCTCCTCGCCGAGGCGGGATACCCCGACGGCTTCAAGGCCTCCATATGGACCAACGACAAGAAGGCCAGAATCGACATAGCCACCATCGCCCAGAACCAGCTCAAGAAGATCGGTGTCGATGTGGACATCCAGGTCCTCGAGTGGGGCGCCTATCTTGAGGGACTTACCCAGAAGAAGCACGACATGTTCATCGTCGGCTGGACCTGCCAGACTCCCGACCCGGACATGGCGGTCTTCGCTCCCTTCCATTCCTCGATGAAGGGCAACAACAACTTCACCTTCTTCGGAGACGACGAGGTCGACGCCCTTCTCGAAAAGGGCAGAGTAACCCCCGACGGCCCGGAGCGTCAGCAGGTCTACTACGATATTCAGGACGCCCTCAGAAACAAGGGACCCTGGGTGTTCATGTACAACGACGAGCAGATCATCGGAACCCAGGACTACGTCAAGGGATTCACGGTAAGCCCCTTCGGCTTCCACGATCTCAGCAAGGTGACCTTCGACGGCAAATAG
- a CDS encoding amidohydrolase — MKAITKVQAWTVTGGIVENATVVVDGGKIVSVQSGGAVPEGAEVIDGTGKILTPGFIDAHVHAGICEEAVPGAMNAVNEDTGAVTPSVRAVDGINPSDEAFRNALSAGITCMQILPGSANIIGGIGAILKPVGHIVDKMVVRAHSGMKAALGENPVNWQGGKGRFPSTRMGNAACMRKAIQDAFDYRDKKKRAEEKGEHFSVDQGMEHFLPVLDRTVPMRIHSHRADDICTAIRICDEFDLRYTIEHCTEGQFIADYLAEKKVRAAVGPTATSKTKEEVKNKGWETLLALKKAGVSFCLITDHPVIPIETLPVAAALAIRAGLDADTALEALTIAPARHLEVDDRMGSIEPGKDADLVLWGGDPFDVRNSPELVFVDGESAL; from the coding sequence TTGAAAGCGATAACGAAGGTCCAGGCTTGGACAGTTACGGGTGGAATCGTGGAAAACGCCACGGTAGTCGTCGACGGCGGCAAAATCGTCTCGGTCCAGTCCGGGGGAGCGGTGCCGGAGGGAGCCGAGGTCATCGACGGAACCGGCAAGATACTCACCCCGGGCTTCATCGACGCCCACGTCCATGCGGGAATATGCGAGGAGGCCGTTCCCGGGGCGATGAACGCAGTTAACGAAGACACCGGGGCGGTCACACCGTCGGTGCGGGCCGTCGACGGAATCAACCCGTCCGACGAAGCCTTCCGCAACGCCCTGTCCGCAGGGATCACCTGTATGCAGATACTTCCGGGCAGCGCCAACATAATCGGGGGAATAGGGGCTATCTTAAAACCGGTGGGGCACATAGTGGACAAAATGGTCGTCCGGGCCCACTCGGGAATGAAGGCTGCTTTGGGCGAAAACCCGGTCAACTGGCAGGGAGGCAAGGGACGTTTCCCCTCCACCAGAATGGGCAACGCCGCCTGCATGAGAAAAGCCATACAGGACGCCTTCGACTACAGGGACAAAAAGAAACGGGCGGAGGAAAAAGGGGAACACTTCTCCGTCGACCAGGGAATGGAGCACTTCCTTCCCGTATTGGACCGCACCGTGCCCATGAGGATCCACAGCCACAGGGCCGACGACATCTGCACCGCCATAAGAATCTGCGACGAATTCGACCTTCGCTACACCATAGAGCACTGCACCGAGGGACAGTTCATAGCGGACTACCTGGCGGAGAAAAAAGTCCGGGCCGCGGTCGGACCAACCGCCACCAGCAAGACCAAGGAAGAGGTCAAAAACAAGGGCTGGGAAACCCTTCTGGCCCTCAAAAAGGCCGGCGTATCCTTCTGCCTCATAACGGACCATCCGGTAATCCCTATAGAGACCCTCCCCGTCGCAGCGGCCCTTGCCATAAGGGCCGGACTGGACGCCGATACGGCCCTGGAGGCCCTCACCATAGCCCCTGCCAGACACCTGGAGGTGGATGACAGAATGGGCTCCATCGAGCCGGGCAAAGACGCCGACCTGGTCCTCTGGGGCGGCGACCCCTTCGACGTAAGGAACTCCCCCGAATTGGTCTTCGTGGACGGAGAGTCGGCACTGTAA
- a CDS encoding TRAP transporter large permease — MTAAVLFTSLVVLFAINVPIAVSIGLSSLAAVLFSGAIPPVVVVQKMITATDSFPLMAVPFFLLAGSLMEYGGISRRLVDLANSFVGRYSGGLAFVAIVSSMFFGAISGAAVPTVAAIGSILIPAMVRKGYDKSFATAVEASAGTLGVMIPPSIPMIIYGTLTGVSIGALFMGGILPGVLVGFSLMFVAWRISRKRGYRGDARSTRTQRWTAFKEAIPALMMPIIILGGIYGGVFTPTEAAVIAVVYGFMVGTFVYKTLGFRDIRKTLVSSAVGTSVVMFIIATCSVFSWILTAEQIPQLVADAILSISDNPIVILTLVNLLLLFIGTFMETVAAIIILVPVLLPIVTQIGVDPLHFGIVMVVNLAVGMVTPPLGVCLFVGCGISGIKLEQITRAILPFILIMILDILILAYVPVISTLLPRLAGIY; from the coding sequence ATGACCGCCGCTGTCTTGTTCACATCTCTGGTCGTACTCTTTGCCATCAACGTGCCAATCGCAGTGTCCATCGGCCTGTCCTCTCTTGCGGCCGTTCTGTTCTCCGGGGCGATCCCCCCCGTGGTAGTCGTTCAGAAAATGATAACCGCGACCGACTCGTTCCCTCTGATGGCGGTACCTTTCTTCCTATTGGCCGGTTCGTTGATGGAATACGGCGGCATCTCCAGGAGACTGGTGGATCTGGCGAACTCTTTTGTGGGGAGATACTCCGGCGGGTTGGCCTTCGTCGCAATAGTCTCCAGCATGTTTTTCGGGGCGATCTCAGGAGCGGCCGTTCCCACCGTCGCTGCCATAGGCTCAATTCTCATACCTGCCATGGTCAGGAAGGGATACGACAAATCCTTCGCAACCGCAGTTGAAGCCAGTGCCGGAACTCTGGGTGTTATGATCCCGCCGAGCATACCGATGATAATATATGGAACCCTTACGGGAGTATCCATCGGAGCCCTGTTTATGGGGGGCATCTTGCCCGGCGTGCTGGTGGGATTTTCCCTAATGTTCGTAGCCTGGCGGATATCGAGGAAGAGGGGTTACAGAGGAGACGCGCGATCTACTAGAACCCAGAGATGGACGGCCTTCAAAGAAGCAATCCCTGCTCTTATGATGCCAATAATAATTTTAGGGGGTATCTACGGTGGCGTGTTCACCCCGACGGAGGCTGCCGTCATTGCGGTGGTCTATGGATTCATGGTGGGAACCTTCGTCTATAAGACTCTGGGATTTCGGGACATAAGGAAAACCCTGGTGTCCTCGGCCGTTGGAACATCGGTGGTAATGTTCATCATAGCGACTTGCTCGGTTTTCAGTTGGATTCTTACGGCGGAGCAGATTCCTCAACTCGTCGCCGATGCCATCCTTTCCATTTCCGATAATCCGATAGTCATATTGACCCTGGTAAATTTGCTGCTTCTCTTCATAGGAACTTTCATGGAAACCGTGGCGGCCATAATAATATTGGTTCCGGTATTGCTCCCGATAGTGACTCAGATAGGGGTGGATCCACTGCATTTCGGTATAGTCATGGTCGTGAACCTGGCGGTGGGAATGGTAACGCCCCCTCTCGGAGTCTGCCTATTCGTAGGGTGCGGTATCTCTGGGATAAAACTGGAACAGATAACTAGGGCGATTTTGCCCTTCATACTCATCATGATATTGGACATACTCATATTGGCCTACGTGCCGGTTATCTCGACTTTATTGCCCCGGTTGGCCGGGATCTACTGA